One Gimesia aquarii DNA segment encodes these proteins:
- a CDS encoding class I SAM-dependent methyltransferase translates to MCNNCNLNIDAEQTDEFGQKLLEIVNHSSLSLMMSIGHRARLFDIMSEMEHASSSEIAEKTSLNERYVREWLGAMVTGGIIQYDPALKTYFLPAEHAALLTRAAGSNNFATTMQWFSVLGSVEDKIVDCFREGGGVPYTEFSRFHEVMAEESYNSVVCGLFEYILPLVPGLEEKLKAGIDVLDIGCGSGLALIEMAAAYPESRFKGYDFSQESIGRAKQTAEERGITNVFFQVQDVSQMNAANSFDLITAFDVIHDQANPAQVLSEVNAALRTGGTFLMQDIAASSNVEMNISNPLGPMFYTISTMHCMTVSLAQGGAGLGTCWGKELACQMLKEAGFNDIDVHELPHDIMNYFYIMTKT, encoded by the coding sequence ATGTGTAACAATTGTAATCTGAATATTGATGCGGAACAGACAGATGAATTTGGCCAGAAGTTGCTGGAGATTGTCAATCATAGTAGCCTTTCTTTGATGATGTCGATCGGCCATCGCGCGCGATTGTTTGACATCATGAGTGAAATGGAACACGCCAGCAGTAGTGAGATTGCTGAGAAGACCAGTTTAAACGAACGCTATGTCAGGGAATGGCTCGGGGCGATGGTGACCGGGGGGATCATTCAATATGACCCTGCTCTGAAGACCTATTTCTTGCCCGCTGAACATGCGGCTTTACTGACACGTGCTGCGGGATCAAATAATTTCGCCACCACGATGCAATGGTTTTCGGTACTAGGCTCGGTAGAAGACAAAATTGTCGATTGTTTTCGAGAAGGAGGGGGTGTTCCTTATACGGAATTTTCTCGTTTTCACGAAGTCATGGCAGAAGAGAGTTATAACTCAGTTGTCTGTGGATTATTTGAATACATTTTGCCTCTCGTACCAGGTTTGGAGGAGAAATTGAAAGCCGGTATTGATGTATTGGATATTGGATGTGGAAGTGGTCTGGCGCTGATAGAGATGGCTGCCGCTTATCCCGAAAGTCGTTTTAAAGGATATGATTTTTCGCAGGAGTCCATCGGTCGGGCAAAACAGACTGCTGAGGAGCGCGGAATAACGAACGTCTTTTTCCAGGTTCAGGATGTTTCTCAAATGAACGCTGCCAATTCCTTCGATTTGATTACTGCATTCGATGTCATTCACGATCAGGCCAACCCGGCTCAGGTTTTGAGTGAAGTGAATGCCGCCTTGCGAACGGGGGGAACATTCCTGATGCAGGACATCGCAGCTTCAAGCAATGTCGAAATGAATATTTCCAATCCTCTGGGACCCATGTTTTATACGATTTCAACAATGCACTGCATGACCGTTTCGCTGGCTCAGGGAGGGGCTGGTTTGGGAACCTGTTGGGGAAAAGAATTGGCATGCCAGATGCTGAAAGAGGCAGGCTTTAATGATATCGATGTACATGAGCTGCCTCATGACATCATGAATTACTTTTATATCATGACAAAAACGTAA
- a CDS encoding 2-oxoacid:ferredoxin oxidoreductase subunit beta, which translates to MSVDVTLPVLSPKDFASDQEIRWCPRCGDYSILAQMKKVLPTLGIPKEKFVFVSGIGCSSRFPYYMDTYGMHSIHGRAPAVATGVKLANPDLQVWVITGDGDSLSIGGNHFMHVLRRNVDLKVIMFNNQIYGLTKGQYSPTSPTGTKTKSTPFGSVDRPLNPLSVAIGARATFAARSVDVDIKHLCSVLERAANHKGAAFVEVYQDCNVFNSGAFEFASKKGKKEENVIYLEHGKPLIFGKDRDKGVRLNSHGQPEVVELGKGVTADDLLFHDEKAEDMNLAFLLASMRHPEMPEPMGVFRCVDQPTYNDAVYQQVESATERSGEGDLEALFNTGDTWNV; encoded by the coding sequence ATGAGCGTCGATGTCACCCTGCCTGTCCTCTCGCCGAAAGACTTTGCCAGCGATCAGGAAATTCGCTGGTGTCCACGTTGCGGCGATTATTCGATTCTGGCTCAGATGAAAAAAGTACTGCCGACTCTGGGCATTCCCAAAGAGAAATTTGTATTTGTCTCGGGGATTGGGTGTTCAAGCCGTTTTCCGTATTACATGGATACGTATGGCATGCACAGTATTCATGGCCGGGCGCCAGCTGTGGCTACAGGTGTGAAACTTGCCAATCCTGATCTGCAGGTCTGGGTGATCACAGGTGATGGTGATTCCCTCTCAATTGGCGGAAATCATTTCATGCACGTGCTCAGACGCAATGTGGACCTGAAAGTGATTATGTTCAATAATCAGATTTACGGATTAACCAAAGGCCAATATTCACCGACCAGCCCTACAGGAACCAAAACCAAGAGTACTCCTTTCGGATCGGTTGATCGTCCCTTGAATCCTCTGTCTGTGGCAATTGGTGCGCGAGCGACTTTTGCTGCCCGCTCGGTTGATGTTGATATTAAGCATCTTTGTAGCGTGCTTGAGCGAGCAGCCAATCATAAAGGGGCTGCCTTTGTCGAAGTCTATCAAGACTGTAATGTCTTTAATTCAGGTGCATTTGAATTTGCTTCTAAGAAGGGCAAAAAAGAAGAGAATGTAATCTATCTCGAACATGGTAAGCCGTTGATCTTTGGGAAGGATCGCGATAAAGGAGTTCGCTTGAATAGCCATGGTCAACCTGAAGTGGTGGAATTGGGCAAAGGAGTTACGGCGGACGATCTCCTTTTCCACGATGAAAAGGCAGAGGATATGAACCTCGCATTTCTATTGGCGAGCATGCGGCACCCTGAAATGCCAGAGCCAATGGGTGTCTTCCGTTGTGTTGATCAACCCACTTACAACGATGCCGTCTATCAGCAGGTGGAATCAGCGACAGAACGAAGTGGAGAAGGCGATCTCGAAGCGTTGTTTAATACCGGTGATACCTGGAACGTGTAG
- the dcd gene encoding dCTP deaminase gives MILTGKEIKARLGEDIIIEPYHEKYLNPNSYNLCLHDELMVYEEIVLDMARPNRLGKYVIPEEGMVLYPGQLYLGRTVERTETHNLVPLLEGRSSIGRLGISVHATAGVGDIGFCGYWTLEITVAQPVRIYAGVAICQIIYNTVLGDIVEYNSDKYQNNKGIQPSLLFKELDPAETRQMRLSFGEDEAQ, from the coding sequence ATGATTCTTACTGGTAAAGAAATCAAAGCACGCTTGGGAGAAGATATTATCATTGAACCCTATCATGAGAAATATCTGAACCCCAACAGCTATAACCTCTGCCTGCATGACGAGTTAATGGTCTATGAAGAAATCGTGCTGGATATGGCACGACCAAATCGCCTGGGAAAATATGTCATTCCCGAAGAAGGAATGGTGCTTTATCCCGGTCAACTCTATCTTGGACGGACCGTCGAACGAACGGAAACTCATAATCTTGTCCCTCTACTAGAGGGACGCTCCTCTATTGGACGACTGGGAATTTCTGTACATGCAACTGCCGGAGTTGGCGATATCGGGTTTTGTGGTTACTGGACCCTGGAAATTACCGTAGCACAACCGGTACGTATTTACGCGGGAGTGGCTATTTGCCAGATCATCTACAATACGGTCCTCGGTGATATTGTTGAGTACAATAGCGACAAATATCAGAATAACAAAGGCATTCAGCCCAGTCTGCTATTTAAGGAATTGGATCCTGCTGAAACGCGACAGATGCGACTTTCCTTCGGTGAAGACGAAGCTCAATAG
- the nth gene encoding endonuclease III, with product MAKKQSKPAKTSNYDASLDDKKKHARKIVRGLARLFPDPECALTHDSPFQLLVATILSAQCTDERVNATTPTLFKKYPTAEKLAASKQADVEKIVHPLGFFRAKATNIRKMAQTLSEQYAGEVPQTLKELVALPGVGRKTANVVLGTAFGIPSGVVVDTHVKRITNIFGFTTSKNPDIIERDLIEVLPKKEWITFSHRVILHGRATCIARRPQCTECSLLKICPRIGLKPL from the coding sequence ATGGCGAAAAAACAATCAAAGCCCGCAAAGACTTCCAATTATGACGCCTCGCTTGATGACAAAAAGAAACATGCCCGCAAAATTGTACGCGGACTTGCCCGTCTGTTTCCCGATCCAGAGTGTGCATTAACACACGATTCACCATTCCAGTTACTGGTCGCCACCATTCTGTCTGCTCAATGCACGGATGAGCGTGTCAATGCAACAACGCCAACGCTGTTCAAGAAATATCCAACCGCTGAGAAACTGGCAGCCAGCAAGCAGGCTGACGTAGAAAAGATTGTGCATCCGCTCGGTTTTTTTCGTGCCAAGGCAACGAATATCCGTAAGATGGCACAAACCCTGTCAGAACAATATGCAGGGGAAGTTCCCCAAACACTGAAAGAACTAGTGGCACTGCCCGGCGTGGGTAGAAAAACAGCGAATGTCGTGCTAGGAACGGCGTTTGGAATTCCCAGCGGGGTGGTCGTCGACACACACGTCAAACGCATCACGAACATCTTTGGTTTTACCACAAGCAAAAATCCGGACATTATCGAACGCGATTTAATCGAAGTCCTGCCCAAAAAAGAATGGATCACATTTTCACATCGCGTGATTCTGCATGGCCGCGCCACATGCATCGCCCGCCGTCCCCAGTGCACAGAATGCAGTCTCTTAAAAATTTGCCCTCGTATCGGACTGAAGCCCCTATGA
- a CDS encoding 2-oxoacid:acceptor oxidoreductase subunit alpha, whose amino-acid sequence MATTDVPGSNGKISEQLDAVVIRFCGDSGDGMQLAGTQFTNVSAVFGNDVSTLPDFPAEIRAPAGTLGGVSGFQICFSSSDIFTPGDEVDTLIAMNPAALKTNVADLRRGGTLIVNEDAFEKSNLSKAGYEGNPLEDDVSLAAYQVQRVPMTSLTRDAVADLGLSPREAERCKNFFAMGLVYWLYQRDATPTEDWVKSKFAKKPELVEANLKALHAGYNYGITTEAITVHYRVDPAELPPGKYRKVTGNEALAFGFVTAAKLSGKQLFYGGYPITPASDILHELSKLKNFNVVTFQAEDEIAAITSVVGAAYAGDLAITASSGPGIALKGEGMGLAAITELPLVVIDVQRGGPSTGLPTKTEQSDLYMCMFGRNGDCPLPLVAPASPADCFEMAQEAMRIAVEFMTPVILLSDGYIANGAEPWQIPDVSQLKPFNVSNENTQDGEEFMPYLRNEKKTRPWVLPGTPGCEHRVGGLEKSDVTGNVDYSPENHQFMTTLRADKIAGIADYIPEQIVEGPESGDLLVISWGGTYGAVRTAVKQSVEEGLSVAHAHIRYLNPFPKNLGDVIKRYKKVLIPELNTGQLRMIIRGTYLADAVGLNKVQGKPFLISEVKQKIKELINEEN is encoded by the coding sequence ATGGCGACCACAGACGTGCCCGGTTCAAATGGCAAAATCAGTGAACAACTTGATGCTGTTGTTATCCGATTTTGCGGAGACAGTGGTGATGGAATGCAGTTGGCAGGCACACAATTTACAAACGTGTCGGCTGTCTTTGGGAATGATGTCAGTACTTTGCCTGACTTTCCCGCTGAAATTCGCGCACCCGCCGGGACCTTGGGCGGTGTAAGTGGGTTCCAGATCTGTTTCTCCAGTTCTGATATTTTTACACCCGGTGATGAAGTCGATACTTTGATCGCGATGAATCCCGCAGCATTGAAAACGAACGTAGCGGATTTAAGACGGGGTGGTACGCTGATCGTCAATGAAGACGCATTTGAAAAAAGCAATCTTTCCAAAGCAGGCTATGAAGGCAATCCACTGGAAGATGATGTTTCACTGGCCGCTTATCAGGTTCAGAGAGTTCCGATGACGAGCCTCACGCGCGATGCTGTGGCAGACTTAGGGCTTTCACCTCGTGAAGCGGAACGCTGCAAAAACTTTTTCGCGATGGGGCTTGTCTACTGGCTCTATCAGCGCGATGCAACACCAACCGAAGACTGGGTAAAATCCAAGTTTGCCAAGAAACCTGAACTGGTGGAAGCAAACCTGAAAGCCTTACATGCTGGTTATAATTATGGCATCACAACTGAAGCAATCACCGTACATTATCGAGTTGATCCGGCAGAACTGCCCCCGGGCAAGTACCGAAAGGTCACAGGCAACGAAGCACTGGCGTTTGGCTTTGTGACAGCCGCGAAACTCTCTGGCAAACAATTGTTCTACGGCGGATATCCGATTACCCCCGCCAGCGATATTTTGCATGAACTTTCCAAACTGAAGAATTTCAACGTCGTTACATTCCAGGCTGAAGACGAAATTGCGGCGATCACAAGTGTGGTTGGCGCTGCCTACGCAGGAGACCTGGCGATCACCGCCAGTAGTGGTCCCGGGATAGCCCTCAAGGGGGAAGGGATGGGGTTGGCTGCGATTACCGAATTGCCTCTGGTTGTGATTGACGTACAGCGCGGCGGTCCAAGTACAGGACTACCAACAAAAACGGAACAGTCTGATTTATATATGTGCATGTTTGGTCGTAACGGAGACTGCCCGCTTCCGTTGGTGGCACCCGCTTCACCGGCTGACTGTTTTGAGATGGCACAGGAAGCGATGAGAATTGCCGTGGAATTTATGACTCCCGTTATACTGCTCAGCGATGGTTATATCGCTAACGGGGCAGAACCGTGGCAAATTCCCGATGTTTCTCAACTGAAGCCATTCAATGTTTCAAACGAGAATACCCAGGATGGCGAGGAATTTATGCCTTACCTGCGGAATGAAAAGAAAACGCGTCCCTGGGTTCTTCCGGGAACTCCCGGTTGCGAACACCGTGTTGGTGGACTGGAAAAATCAGATGTCACCGGAAACGTGGACTACTCTCCTGAGAACCATCAGTTTATGACGACACTTCGCGCAGATAAAATTGCTGGTATTGCTGACTATATCCCTGAGCAAATTGTGGAAGGCCCCGAATCTGGAGATTTGCTTGTGATCAGCTGGGGTGGAACGTATGGCGCGGTTCGAACTGCAGTCAAGCAGTCTGTTGAGGAAGGTTTGTCAGTAGCACATGCCCATATTCGCTACCTGAATCCCTTCCCTAAAAACCTGGGTGATGTCATCAAGCGATATAAGAAGGTCTTGATTCCCGAATTAAACACGGGACAATTGAGAATGATCATCCGAGGTACTTATCTGGCTGACGCCGTTGGTTTGAATAAGGTCCAGGGAAAGCCGTTCTTGATCAGTGAAGTCAAACAGAAAATTAAAGAACTGATTAACGAAGAAAACTAG
- a CDS encoding LON peptidase substrate-binding domain-containing protein, producing the protein MSSHGDLTEQHLKGFSGVAPILKLEDRVLLPHSLLQIRVTAVTDCQLIAAALTEKSFVAVLFKQSHLKTDADLHRDQNTGYVCLASIVTSYELESGGYSILLRGVCRAHAVMLKESDQLYGMATLELKRDYYASQPMIHREHRHLELLNFYSRIFSPHISDPIHYNVLHQEISLGHLCDNLASTSSLEPTLCQLILEEYDVDLRSDLLLTFLKKKQHALRSKPSPYAQPIEFSQN; encoded by the coding sequence ATGTCTTCTCACGGTGATCTGACAGAACAGCATCTTAAGGGCTTTTCCGGAGTCGCTCCGATTTTGAAATTGGAAGATCGAGTTCTTCTGCCTCATTCTCTGTTACAGATACGAGTGACAGCTGTCACTGACTGCCAGTTAATTGCTGCTGCCTTAACTGAGAAGTCTTTCGTTGCTGTGCTTTTCAAACAATCTCATCTCAAAACGGATGCGGACCTTCATCGCGATCAGAACACCGGCTATGTTTGTCTGGCGTCGATTGTGACTTCTTATGAACTGGAATCAGGGGGGTATTCGATACTGTTGCGCGGTGTTTGTCGCGCGCATGCTGTTATGTTGAAAGAATCAGATCAGCTATATGGCATGGCAACACTCGAATTGAAACGCGATTATTACGCGAGCCAACCTATGATTCATCGTGAACATCGTCATCTCGAATTATTAAACTTCTATTCCAGAATTTTCTCGCCGCATATATCCGATCCGATTCATTACAATGTGCTGCATCAGGAAATATCTTTAGGTCATCTTTGTGATAATCTGGCGAGTACAAGCAGCCTGGAACCAACTTTATGTCAGTTGATTTTAGAAGAGTACGACGTTGATCTACGCAGCGATCTTTTATTGACGTTTCTCAAAAAGAAACAGCATGCGCTTCGTAGTAAGCCTTCCCCTTACGCTCAGCCAATCGAGTTCAGCCAGAACTAA